A genome region from Hevea brasiliensis isolate MT/VB/25A 57/8 chromosome 9, ASM3005281v1, whole genome shotgun sequence includes the following:
- the LOC110647706 gene encoding uncharacterized protein LOC110647706, whose amino-acid sequence MDQHQESNQNRKRPLDDPDCDSPESKLIRVASKCNSTDLGETHLDSDDSGLKSCNNGVTLVDSGVNSSDAKWIQDDLLNILDESDESTIQGLDSLIKSFEEEILVPVPGAVMAYVAAGGGECQPDLGYLLEASDDELGLPPTFSSEEKNGEVDLAAETSASSAAGFGEMLGLEEEIPSYDTFELGLAGASGGNSYNGSYNDSGDFVALGGLFDCSEENYAPATEVSGVQWQPESLSAL is encoded by the coding sequence ATGGACCAACACCAAGAATCTAACCAGAACAGAAAACGTCCCCTCGACGACCCAGACTGTGACTCGCCCGAGTCTAAACTCATCCGGGTTGCTTCCAAATGTAATTCGACTGATCTCGGTGAAACTCACCTGGATTCGGACGATTCCGGTTTGAAATCGTGTAATAATGGTGTTACTCTTGTTGACTCTGGTGTTAACTCGTCGGATGCTAAGTGGATCCAAGACGATTTGCTTAACATTCTTGATGAGTCGGATGAGTCAACTATTCAAGGCCTTGACTCGTTGATTAAAAGCTTTGAAGAAGAAATCCTCGTTCCGGTTCCCGGTGCGGTTATGGCGTATGTAGCGGCTGGCGGAGGTGAGTGCCAGCCGGATCTCGGCTACCTTCTGGAAGCCTCGGACGATGAGCTTGGCTTGCCGCCGACGTTTTCCAGCGAGGAAAAGAACGGGGAAGTAGATTTGGCTGCTGAAACGAGCGCATCTAGCGCTGCAGGTTTCGGCGAAATGTTAGGGCTCGAGGAAGAGATACCGAGTTATGACACGTTTGAGTTAGGACTAGCGGGTGCCTCGGGTGGCAACAGTTATAACGGTAGCTATAATGATAGCGGAGATTTTGTGGCGTTAGGTGGTTTGTTTGACTGCTCGGAAGAAAACTATGCTCCGGCAACCGAAGTATCGggtgtgcagtggcagcctgagTCGCTTTCTGCCTTGTAG